One Echinicola strongylocentroti DNA window includes the following coding sequences:
- a CDS encoding sialate O-acetylesterase translates to MLSRLFSDHMVLQREQPVPIWGKAFPGTSIEVSINGKAERTVAGSDSTWMVSFPAQEKGGPFEMKLVGDSTIVLKDIYFGDVWICSGQSNMEWPVEKAKNAAEELAQASFEHIKLLDIPHQMAGKPIKSLPDSLLWKACNAENIKDFSAVGYFFGRELHEELDVPIGLISTNWGGTNVEAWTSKKTLSKFQVFKDSLEHLEEMDFEKMKENAQHAISVWKQSMDSLDLGRQFNWSSPTVSWEKTQTVMLPNVLEHMGLQNSDGVFWFKKVFHLSKEWSRKDGMVHLGRIDEEDITFINGKKIGATKGNIEKRAYPASGSLLKAGLNTLIVRVKDTGWTGGFKGVPEHLYLDFGENKISLSGEWEMNIGTRGLPVSPKNIHPNNFPSTLYNGMVYPLIPFAIKGAIWYQGESNAGRAYAYRELFPAMIEDWRAHWGQGDFPFYFVQLANYRAEQKKPSESTWAELRESQMTALEIPRTGMAVAIDLGEADNIHPKNKQEVGRRLALQALSGAYHYDVLSAGPTYTKQEVLGDRIRIYFSNTGDGVTSGNNSNALAGFTIADEDHRFYEAKALVESDSTVLISSQYVANPKAVRYGWADNPGELNLYNSVDLPANPFRTDKWRLSTE, encoded by the coding sequence ATGTTGTCTAGGTTATTTTCAGACCATATGGTTTTGCAGCGAGAACAGCCCGTCCCCATTTGGGGAAAGGCTTTTCCCGGGACCTCCATAGAGGTAAGTATTAATGGAAAGGCCGAAAGGACAGTGGCGGGGAGCGACAGCACATGGATGGTGAGTTTTCCTGCTCAGGAGAAAGGCGGTCCCTTTGAGATGAAGCTGGTAGGAGACAGTACCATTGTCCTAAAGGATATATATTTTGGTGACGTTTGGATTTGTTCAGGTCAATCAAATATGGAATGGCCCGTGGAGAAGGCCAAAAATGCCGCTGAGGAACTTGCCCAAGCTAGCTTTGAACATATAAAATTATTGGATATTCCACATCAGATGGCTGGAAAACCGATAAAATCTTTGCCGGATAGTCTCCTTTGGAAGGCGTGTAATGCTGAGAACATTAAGGATTTTTCAGCAGTTGGTTATTTTTTTGGTCGTGAATTACATGAAGAATTGGATGTACCGATAGGGCTCATTAGCACCAATTGGGGAGGCACCAATGTAGAAGCCTGGACAAGTAAGAAAACCCTGTCCAAATTCCAAGTCTTCAAGGACAGTTTGGAGCATCTCGAAGAGATGGATTTTGAAAAAATGAAGGAGAATGCTCAGCATGCGATATCAGTTTGGAAGCAGTCCATGGATTCTTTGGATCTAGGCCGTCAGTTTAATTGGTCTTCCCCGACTGTATCCTGGGAAAAAACACAAACAGTAATGCTGCCGAATGTGCTGGAACATATGGGACTACAAAATTCCGATGGGGTTTTTTGGTTTAAAAAAGTCTTCCATCTCTCAAAAGAATGGAGTAGGAAGGATGGTATGGTCCATTTAGGAAGGATCGATGAAGAGGACATTACATTTATCAATGGTAAAAAGATAGGGGCTACCAAGGGGAATATTGAAAAAAGAGCTTACCCAGCCAGTGGAAGTCTCCTGAAAGCAGGATTAAACACCCTAATAGTGCGTGTAAAAGACACAGGCTGGACTGGGGGCTTTAAAGGAGTGCCAGAACATTTGTATTTAGATTTTGGTGAAAATAAAATATCCCTCTCCGGAGAATGGGAAATGAACATTGGTACAAGAGGGTTACCCGTTAGCCCCAAAAATATTCATCCCAATAATTTTCCGAGCACCTTGTACAATGGAATGGTTTATCCGCTTATTCCTTTTGCGATAAAGGGGGCCATTTGGTATCAGGGAGAGAGTAATGCCGGGCGCGCCTATGCATACCGAGAGTTGTTCCCCGCCATGATTGAAGATTGGAGGGCACACTGGGGACAAGGTGATTTCCCATTCTATTTTGTTCAATTGGCTAATTACAGAGCTGAGCAAAAGAAACCAAGTGAAAGTACATGGGCAGAATTGAGGGAGTCCCAAATGACAGCTTTGGAAATACCTCGGACGGGGATGGCTGTTGCCATCGATTTGGGTGAAGCTGATAATATCCACCCTAAAAATAAGCAAGAAGTAGGTAGAAGGTTGGCCTTACAGGCGCTTTCTGGTGCCTACCACTATGATGTGTTAAGCGCTGGCCCGACATACACCAAACAAGAAGTATTGGGAGATCGGATACGCATATATTTTTCGAATACAGGAGATGGAGTTACTTCTGGAAACAATAGCAATGCATTGGCTGGATTTACTATTGCTGATGAGGATCATAGGTTTTATGAAGCCAAGGCACTTGTTGAATCTGATTCAACAGTTTTGATAAGCAGTCAATATGTGGCCAATCCCAAAGCTGTAAGATATGGATGGGCAGATAATCCAGGGGAACTCAATCTCTATAACAGTGTAGACTTACCAGCGAATCCATTTAGAACTGACAAATGGAGATTGTCTACAGAGTAG
- a CDS encoding glycoside hydrolase family 88 protein, with translation MNSKLINLAITFPLKSFRIIGIWLFGGVLLLVFESANAQMGERDFYAKELDKVVLRMQGKLAHLALDSTRIPRSLTSEGCLVGVGSRDWTSGFFPGTLWYLYGYSGNRALLSAARSWTAFIEKEKYDEHTHDTGFKVYCSFGNAYRIQGMESDKDVIVQAAKSLMSRFDPNLGCIRSWDFNQEVWQYPVIIDNMMNLEMLFAATRISGDSIYYQVGKKHAETTLKNHFKEDYSSYHVVDYDTISGMPRLKTTHQGFGESSSWARGQAWALYGFTMCYRETGDPKFLELAQKIAQYILHHPRLPDDKVPYWDFDDPDIPDTERDASAAAVIASALLELSTYSKQEKSKVYWHVADTILHNLSGSEYRLKDEEAPFFLDHSVGSKPHGSEVDVPLVYADYYYVEALIRANNHIESKLY, from the coding sequence ATGAATAGTAAATTGATAAACTTAGCGATTACATTTCCACTTAAGTCTTTTCGGATCATTGGCATATGGTTGTTTGGAGGGGTATTACTATTGGTTTTCGAAAGTGCAAATGCTCAAATGGGCGAAAGGGATTTTTATGCCAAAGAATTGGATAAGGTTGTTTTGAGGATGCAAGGAAAATTGGCCCATCTAGCATTGGACTCCACACGTATCCCTCGGTCCTTGACTTCGGAAGGCTGTCTAGTGGGAGTGGGGTCCCGGGATTGGACGAGTGGCTTTTTCCCTGGTACACTATGGTACTTGTACGGGTATTCAGGGAATAGGGCGCTTTTGTCAGCAGCCAGGAGTTGGACAGCCTTTATTGAAAAGGAAAAATATGATGAACATACCCATGATACAGGCTTTAAGGTGTACTGTAGCTTTGGAAACGCCTACAGGATCCAAGGAATGGAAAGCGATAAGGATGTCATTGTCCAAGCGGCTAAGTCACTTATGAGCCGGTTTGATCCAAACTTAGGGTGCATCCGTTCCTGGGATTTCAACCAAGAGGTTTGGCAATACCCCGTTATCATAGATAATATGATGAACTTGGAAATGTTGTTTGCGGCTACCCGAATTTCAGGAGATTCCATTTACTACCAAGTGGGAAAGAAACATGCCGAAACCACCCTCAAAAATCATTTTAAAGAAGATTATTCCAGTTATCATGTGGTGGATTATGATACGATATCTGGGATGCCAAGGCTAAAGACGACACATCAAGGGTTTGGGGAAAGCTCCAGCTGGGCACGAGGGCAGGCTTGGGCATTGTATGGTTTTACCATGTGCTATAGGGAGACAGGTGACCCGAAGTTCTTGGAACTTGCCCAAAAAATCGCACAATATATCCTCCACCACCCCAGATTACCTGATGATAAAGTCCCTTATTGGGATTTTGATGATCCAGACATTCCGGATACAGAGCGGGATGCGTCTGCAGCAGCTGTGATAGCTTCTGCCCTGCTGGAACTTTCCACTTATAGCAAACAGGAAAAAAGCAAGGTGTACTGGCATGTAGCGGATACCATTTTACATAATTTATCCGGTTCTGAATATAGGTTGAAAGATGAGGAAGCCCCTTTTTTTCTGGATCATAGTGTAGGATCAAAGCCGCACGGTTCTGAGGTGGATGTACCCTTGGTTTATGCGGATTATTATTATGTAGAAGCCTTGATTCGGGCCAATAACCATATAGAATCTAAATTATATTAA
- a CDS encoding SGNH/GDSL hydrolase family protein: protein MLQINFKKLNLFFIVLLFSLNCFGQQSDTLKVLFVGNSYTYYWNLPQMVSALAKGGDTVIKARKSTLGGATLMQHWEGERGLETKNTISEGEWDVVVLQNHSKSTIANPEGFMDYGKKFIGLVKETGARPLLYMTWARAYNPLMQKTVSTGYRSLAETTGVDVAKVGEVWEQARLLRPDLELFDSDGSHPSPLGTYLTACVFYKILTGKASKGLSGRLSGIDQDGETLFLSGSSDGDAEFIHQLVDKMIVEKMVWE, encoded by the coding sequence ATGTTACAGATCAATTTTAAGAAGCTCAATCTTTTTTTCATAGTCCTCTTGTTTTCCCTGAATTGTTTTGGGCAACAGAGCGATACTCTGAAGGTGTTGTTTGTTGGCAACAGTTATACCTACTATTGGAACCTTCCCCAAATGGTAAGTGCTCTTGCTAAGGGAGGTGATACGGTGATAAAGGCAAGAAAATCAACTTTAGGCGGTGCCACACTCATGCAACATTGGGAAGGTGAAAGAGGACTGGAAACCAAGAATACCATTTCTGAAGGAGAATGGGATGTAGTGGTACTTCAAAACCACAGTAAAAGTACCATAGCAAATCCAGAGGGATTTATGGATTATGGAAAAAAGTTTATCGGTTTGGTGAAAGAAACAGGAGCCAGACCTTTACTGTACATGACTTGGGCCAGGGCCTATAATCCCTTGATGCAAAAAACTGTTTCGACAGGGTACCGTAGTTTGGCAGAGACCACTGGGGTGGATGTAGCTAAAGTTGGCGAGGTTTGGGAACAGGCCAGGTTATTACGTCCCGACTTGGAGTTGTTTGATTCTGATGGAAGCCATCCTTCTCCATTGGGCACCTATTTAACCGCTTGTGTTTTTTATAAGATCCTTACTGGAAAAGCAAGCAAAGGTTTATCTGGAAGGCTTTCAGGAATTGATCAGGATGGGGAGACATTGTTTTTGTCAGGGAGTTCTGACGGTGATGCCGAATTTATCCATCAGCTTGTGGATAAAATGATCGTAGAAAAAATGGTCTGGGAATAA
- a CDS encoding SLC13 family permease: MSLILGSIVFLVMMLPIGMAIVGQLVKGNPSDQTSEKEVGKGLMLAIAYSASIGGFATLIGTPPNLVLAGIIEELYGVKLSFFDWMKFGFPVSMVLLIICWIYLTSYAFDCKKVKFPGGKNELNKMLKGLGRISYEEKWVLMIFAITAAAWILRPLIQKLVPGVDDAVIALIGAISLFIFPNKVRSRSLITWEEAVKLPWGIILLFGGGMALAKGFGTTGLAEWIAGKMGLMNGMSMIVMILILVAIVNFLTEITSNLATTAMLLPVLAPLAMSFNAHPFMFMVPVAVAASCAFMLPVATPPNAVVFGSGYFTIPDMVKVGFWMNIFSIILITVVCYLILPPIWNIEPEIFPEAFKQPRYIP; the protein is encoded by the coding sequence ATGTCGCTTATATTGGGGTCAATTGTTTTTCTAGTAATGATGTTGCCGATAGGGATGGCCATTGTTGGCCAATTGGTGAAAGGAAATCCTTCTGATCAAACCAGTGAAAAAGAGGTGGGCAAAGGCCTCATGTTGGCAATAGCTTATAGTGCTTCCATAGGCGGTTTTGCCACCTTGATTGGGACACCTCCCAATTTGGTGCTGGCAGGAATAATAGAGGAGCTATACGGGGTGAAGCTTAGTTTCTTTGATTGGATGAAATTCGGTTTTCCGGTAAGCATGGTGCTGTTGATCATCTGCTGGATCTACCTGACCAGTTATGCTTTTGATTGTAAAAAGGTAAAATTCCCAGGAGGAAAAAATGAGCTCAATAAAATGTTGAAAGGCTTGGGAAGAATAAGTTATGAGGAAAAGTGGGTATTGATGATATTCGCCATAACTGCAGCTGCATGGATCCTGAGGCCGCTTATCCAAAAGCTTGTTCCAGGTGTCGATGACGCTGTGATTGCCTTGATCGGAGCCATCAGCTTATTTATATTCCCTAATAAAGTCAGGTCAAGAAGCTTGATCACATGGGAGGAGGCCGTAAAACTCCCTTGGGGAATTATTTTGCTTTTTGGGGGAGGTATGGCATTGGCCAAGGGCTTTGGGACTACAGGGCTTGCGGAGTGGATAGCCGGAAAAATGGGCCTGATGAATGGCATGTCCATGATCGTGATGATATTGATCTTGGTGGCCATTGTTAATTTTCTAACAGAAATAACCTCTAACCTGGCTACTACTGCCATGCTTTTACCGGTTTTGGCTCCTTTGGCCATGTCCTTTAATGCACATCCCTTCATGTTTATGGTCCCGGTAGCTGTGGCTGCTTCCTGTGCCTTTATGCTTCCCGTAGCTACTCCTCCAAATGCAGTGGTGTTTGGTTCTGGCTACTTTACCATCCCCGATATGGTTAAGGTGGGTTTCTGGATGAATATCTTTTCAATAATATTGATAACAGTTGTATGTTATTTGATCTTACCGCCTATTTGGAATATTGAGCCAGAAATCTTTCCAGAAGCATTTAAACAGCCCCGGTATATTCCTTAA
- a CDS encoding FAD-dependent oxidoreductase has product MKTKNLMLVKFVGVIVGIFLCSCSLAQKDEVTDIIIYGGTSGAVTAAVQAKKMGKTVIMISPDIHLGGLSSGGLGWTDTGKKEVIGGLAREFYQRVYDKYQNPGAWKWERKADFGNQGQGTPAIDGELRTMWIFEPHIAEEVFDEWVEEMGIKLYRDEWLDRKTGVTVEDGKITSIRTLSGKEFEGKMFIDATYEGDLMAAAGVSYHVGREANSVYNEEWNGIQTGVYHHGHHFQALERPIAPYLIAGDPSSGLIAKISAENPGKKGEGDHKIQAYCFRTCMSNHPDNMVPFPRPDNYDSTQYELLVRIFDAGWKELFNKFDMIPNRKTDTNNHGPFSSDNIGMNYDYPEASYERRQEIIKEHEDYQKGLLYFLANDARVPRELQEEFQRWGLANDEFTDNANWPHQIYVREARRMIGEFVMTENELLRKKPTPNSVGMGSYTIDSHNVQRYVDESGHVQNEGDIGVHLPGPYKIAYGSIIPKMEEINNLIVPVAVSASHTAFGSIRMEPVFMILGQSGATVAALSLEKGLDVQDLPYEALKAQLLEDGQVLTMDNRILSD; this is encoded by the coding sequence ATGAAAACAAAAAATCTAATGCTGGTAAAGTTTGTAGGGGTGATTGTGGGCATTTTTCTTTGTTCCTGTAGTTTAGCTCAAAAAGATGAGGTCACTGATATTATAATTTATGGAGGGACTTCAGGTGCAGTCACTGCGGCAGTTCAAGCCAAAAAAATGGGGAAAACAGTGATTATGATTTCCCCAGACATTCATTTAGGGGGATTGAGTTCTGGAGGCCTGGGGTGGACTGATACGGGAAAAAAGGAGGTTATCGGTGGACTTGCAAGGGAATTTTATCAGCGTGTTTATGATAAATACCAAAATCCTGGAGCATGGAAATGGGAGAGAAAGGCTGATTTTGGGAATCAGGGACAGGGTACCCCAGCTATAGATGGTGAATTGAGGACCATGTGGATTTTTGAACCACATATTGCTGAAGAGGTTTTTGATGAATGGGTGGAAGAAATGGGGATTAAACTGTACAGGGACGAATGGCTGGACAGGAAGACAGGGGTAACGGTAGAGGACGGAAAGATAACTTCCATCCGGACATTAAGCGGTAAGGAATTTGAGGGGAAAATGTTTATCGATGCCACCTATGAAGGAGACCTCATGGCCGCTGCCGGGGTAAGTTACCATGTAGGAAGGGAAGCCAATAGCGTGTATAACGAAGAGTGGAATGGTATACAAACAGGTGTTTACCATCATGGACACCATTTTCAAGCATTGGAGAGACCAATTGCCCCCTACTTAATCGCAGGAGATCCTTCTTCAGGTCTAATAGCGAAAATAAGTGCTGAAAATCCCGGTAAAAAAGGAGAGGGTGACCATAAAATCCAGGCGTATTGTTTTAGGACTTGTATGTCCAATCATCCTGATAACATGGTGCCGTTTCCTCGGCCTGATAATTATGATTCCACCCAATATGAATTACTCGTCAGGATATTTGATGCAGGATGGAAAGAGCTATTTAATAAATTTGATATGATTCCCAATCGTAAAACAGATACCAATAACCATGGCCCCTTTAGTTCCGATAATATTGGGATGAATTATGATTACCCAGAGGCCAGTTATGAACGTAGGCAGGAAATCATTAAAGAGCATGAAGACTACCAGAAGGGCTTATTGTATTTTCTGGCCAATGATGCTAGGGTTCCCAGAGAACTCCAAGAGGAATTCCAGCGTTGGGGCTTGGCCAATGACGAGTTTACCGATAATGCAAACTGGCCCCATCAGATTTATGTCCGGGAAGCCCGTCGGATGATTGGAGAATTTGTCATGACCGAAAATGAACTTTTAAGAAAAAAACCAACTCCAAATTCTGTGGGAATGGGCTCCTATACGATTGATTCCCATAATGTTCAGCGGTATGTGGACGAAAGTGGCCATGTTCAAAATGAGGGAGATATCGGTGTTCATTTGCCCGGGCCATATAAAATAGCCTATGGTTCTATCATCCCCAAAATGGAGGAGATCAATAATTTAATTGTTCCGGTGGCTGTATCGGCAAGCCATACTGCCTTTGGTTCTATCCGAATGGAACCTGTTTTTATGATTTTAGGTCAATCTGGTGCCACAGTAGCGGCTTTGTCCCTAGAAAAAGGGCTGGATGTACAGGATTTGCCATATGAGGCTCTTAAGGCCCAATTATTAGAAGATGGTCAGGTATTGACGATGGACAATAGAATTTTGTCTGACTGA
- a CDS encoding DUF4372 domain-containing protein, with the protein MDRSIFKKLVKEKQTDKGCKGFDSWTHLVSMLFCHFAKSTSVRDISNGLRSATGNLNHLGIAKAPSKSSISYQNKRRDSDLFRDLYYSLLGSLGQQAAVKRSKLRIKVPVYLLDATVISLCLSVFDWATFRTKKGAMHTLL; encoded by the coding sequence ATAGACCGATCAATTTTCAAGAAGTTGGTCAAGGAAAAGCAGACCGATAAGGGCTGCAAGGGATTTGACAGCTGGACGCATCTTGTCTCGATGTTGTTCTGCCATTTTGCCAAGAGCACCTCGGTAAGGGACATTTCCAACGGGCTCCGGTCTGCTACCGGGAACCTTAACCATCTTGGCATTGCCAAAGCCCCCTCTAAATCAAGTATCAGCTATCAGAACAAACGAAGGGATTCGGACCTGTTCAGGGATCTTTACTATTCCCTGCTGGGAAGTTTAGGACAGCAGGCAGCTGTCAAGAGGTCCAAACTCAGGATCAAGGTCCCCGTTTACCTGCTCGATGCCACGGTGATCAGCCTTTGTCTTTCGGTGTTTGACTGGGCTACTTTCCGTACCAAAAAGGGAGCTATGCACACCCTGCTGTAA
- a CDS encoding SusC/RagA family TonB-linked outer membrane protein has product MKQTITKLKPNFRVFLLCGLLWGILILPASAQEMQISGTVKDATTEELIPGVSVLRKGTSSGTITDIDGKYTIKATEGDTLMFSYLGMQSVTRVVDRQVLNISMQSEDIGLDEVVVIGYGTTTKAKMVGAVSSLGKEKLEETPFYNVGSALQGQVPGLVVQNNGGGPGSTPNISIRGAGNPLYVIDGVITTEQDFNTLNSNDIETISFLKDAAATAVYGSKAGNGIVLVTTKRGQEGKINVNYSYNYQISQPTVLPEMMNSYQYALLQNQANAYDGTPPTYTQQQLEVIRTHGDLDTYPDNNWPDMTLKNFAPEQRHNLSLNGGSKRTNYFVSLGYADQGGILKEDVVDYNRLNIRSNVVSTFEEIGLEVGVNINASLENYQEPSAGMYSIWRAVNQNTNPMYRAYNVDGTLAGGGNGDHPLALISPDAGYNRTRDKFLNTQLSLNWEVPQVEGLKFGAMANYRNGDGWSKLWEENVPLYMQDGSLMNQPPPQLTVGSYYNERMYLETSANYQRTFGLHGLDATFVYNLNTNRKEDMSAFRRGYLSGAVDQLFAGPTDGQTNNGTEAEGANAGYVMRVKYDYNYKYILEFSGRYDGNDNFAPEQRWGFFPAVSAAWNVSDEPFMKTLGNRNIINDLKLRVSYGETGVTQGVNRFGYIPVYNLEPNAYNIGNELVNGYSEGELVNPLELTWYTRRSLNYGLDFSSLGGRLSGTLEYFYYRTTGFLVSPEDIYALPLGKDLPQIKSNSAQRRAGFELSLNYRGQAGPLSYEVGGNYSYFNQLWEQLDTENEAQLKNPYIRETHRTDYWGGGPVYITDGLYQTEEDILNNPRLLSSTATQQGDMKYADANGDGKVDVQDKRTVGLPSLPHGTYGVNFSLKYKGWSMSGLFQGTGDRYLAFDNFMIVEAKRRTYEFQQDYWTPDNPNALFPRVSHLEQINGGNNSNDTYPSDFYLKNAKYFRLRNLQIGYDLKHSLLDGADWISNCRVFVNGTNLFTVSPVMDYFDPEQAETGNGVQSYGYPVQRTFAIGVNVGL; this is encoded by the coding sequence ATGAAACAAACAATTACAAAATTGAAGCCCAACTTCAGGGTGTTTCTATTGTGTGGGTTGCTGTGGGGAATCCTCATCCTCCCAGCTAGCGCACAGGAAATGCAGATCAGTGGAACCGTTAAGGATGCCACCACGGAGGAACTTATCCCAGGGGTAAGCGTATTGCGAAAGGGAACGTCCTCGGGTACAATAACTGATATAGACGGGAAATATACCATAAAGGCTACTGAAGGTGATACGCTTATGTTCAGCTACCTAGGGATGCAATCAGTCACCAGAGTAGTAGATCGTCAGGTATTGAATATTTCCATGCAATCGGAAGATATCGGCTTGGATGAAGTCGTAGTTATCGGATATGGCACAACGACCAAAGCAAAAATGGTCGGAGCGGTTTCTAGCTTGGGAAAGGAAAAGCTGGAAGAAACACCATTTTACAATGTAGGATCTGCCTTACAGGGTCAAGTTCCTGGCTTGGTAGTCCAAAACAATGGTGGTGGACCGGGAAGTACCCCAAATATTTCCATCCGAGGGGCGGGCAATCCATTGTACGTTATTGATGGGGTGATCACGACGGAGCAGGATTTTAACACCCTCAACTCAAATGATATTGAGACCATTAGTTTTCTGAAAGATGCTGCAGCTACTGCAGTATATGGTTCCAAGGCGGGTAATGGAATTGTGCTGGTCACTACCAAGAGAGGTCAGGAAGGTAAAATAAATGTCAACTATTCTTATAACTACCAGATCAGCCAACCGACCGTACTGCCTGAAATGATGAATTCCTATCAGTACGCGTTGTTGCAAAATCAAGCCAATGCGTATGATGGAACCCCACCAACTTATACACAGCAACAATTGGAAGTGATCAGGACACATGGTGATTTGGATACCTACCCTGACAACAATTGGCCAGATATGACGCTGAAAAATTTTGCACCAGAGCAACGTCACAACCTATCCTTGAATGGTGGGAGTAAGCGAACCAATTATTTTGTTTCATTGGGCTATGCTGATCAAGGAGGTATCTTGAAAGAAGACGTCGTGGATTATAACCGGTTAAATATCCGGTCAAATGTGGTGTCAACGTTTGAGGAAATTGGATTGGAAGTAGGGGTTAATATAAATGCGAGTCTTGAAAACTACCAAGAGCCATCCGCCGGGATGTATAGTATCTGGAGGGCAGTAAATCAAAATACCAACCCCATGTACAGGGCATATAATGTAGATGGCACCTTGGCCGGAGGAGGAAATGGTGATCATCCATTGGCGCTTATTAGCCCAGACGCTGGATATAACCGTACCAGAGATAAGTTCCTCAACACCCAACTGTCATTAAACTGGGAAGTTCCCCAGGTGGAAGGGTTGAAGTTCGGTGCTATGGCCAATTATCGAAATGGAGACGGTTGGTCAAAGTTGTGGGAAGAAAATGTTCCTTTATACATGCAGGATGGATCCCTCATGAATCAGCCTCCGCCGCAACTCACAGTGGGATCTTATTATAACGAACGGATGTATTTGGAAACCAGCGCCAATTATCAACGCACATTTGGATTACATGGACTGGACGCAACATTCGTTTACAATTTGAATACCAACCGCAAGGAGGACATGTCTGCTTTTAGAAGAGGGTATTTGTCCGGAGCGGTAGACCAGTTGTTTGCAGGCCCTACAGATGGCCAGACCAATAATGGAACTGAAGCAGAAGGTGCCAATGCAGGTTATGTCATGCGGGTAAAATATGATTATAACTATAAATACATCCTTGAGTTTAGTGGTAGATACGATGGCAATGACAATTTTGCTCCGGAACAAAGGTGGGGATTCTTCCCGGCAGTCTCCGCTGCCTGGAATGTAAGTGATGAGCCATTTATGAAAACTCTTGGCAACAGGAACATCATCAACGACCTTAAATTAAGGGTCTCTTATGGTGAAACTGGCGTCACCCAAGGGGTCAATAGATTTGGGTATATTCCTGTTTATAACCTGGAGCCCAATGCCTATAATATTGGAAACGAGCTAGTAAATGGATATTCTGAAGGTGAATTGGTCAACCCTCTAGAACTTACCTGGTATACCCGAAGATCACTGAATTATGGATTGGACTTCTCTTCGTTGGGAGGAAGATTGAGCGGTACACTGGAATATTTCTATTACCGTACCACTGGCTTTTTGGTCAGCCCAGAAGATATCTACGCACTACCTTTGGGCAAGGACTTGCCCCAGATCAAATCCAATTCCGCCCAACGTAGAGCTGGTTTTGAGCTCTCATTGAATTATAGGGGGCAAGCAGGGCCTTTGTCCTATGAAGTAGGGGGGAATTATTCCTACTTCAACCAATTATGGGAGCAATTGGACACAGAGAATGAAGCACAGCTTAAAAACCCCTATATCAGGGAAACCCACCGGACGGATTATTGGGGTGGAGGGCCCGTTTATATCACCGACGGTCTGTACCAAACAGAGGAGGATATCCTGAATAATCCAAGACTGCTGAGTTCTACGGCCACCCAGCAAGGAGACATGAAATATGCCGATGCCAACGGAGATGGCAAGGTCGATGTGCAGGATAAACGAACAGTGGGATTGCCCAGCCTCCCGCATGGTACCTATGGTGTCAATTTTTCATTGAAATATAAAGGATGGTCAATGAGTGGGCTGTTTCAAGGCACAGGAGATCGGTACTTGGCTTTTGATAACTTCATGATCGTGGAGGCTAAGCGAAGGACGTATGAATTTCAGCAAGATTACTGGACACCTGATAATCCAAATGCACTGTTTCCAAGGGTATCTCATTTAGAGCAAATCAATGGTGGAAATAACAGTAACGACACCTATCCTTCTGATTTTTACCTTAAAAATGCCAAATATTTCCGCTTGAGAAACCTGCAGATAGGCTACGACTTGAAGCACTCCCTACTGGATGGAGCAGACTGGATATCCAATTGTCGGGTATTTGTGAATGGAACGAACTTATTTACGGTATCGCCCGTGATGGACTATTTTGATCCTGAACAGGCCGAGACGGGTAATGGTGTACAGTCGTATGGGTACCCGGTTCAGCGGACCTTTGCCATTGGAGTAAATGTAGGGCTATAA